The segment gaaaaagatagGCACAAAGGAGAGAAACAGATTCCTAAAAGAGTACCTGTGCTAGACTGCCCTGTGTCCCGTGAGGCACCCTCAAGGTGCCTTGATATTGTGTCAGACACACAGGAGtggtgcagggcagggacagaggatGAAACCAAACCCACCCATTGAAGAGGATTTGTGCCAGCTTGAAAAGTTCATGGCCTGTTTCTACACTCGATGGCCCATGGTGCATTTCCACAATCTCAATACTCTTCTTCAGGTGTCTGGCTGCTTCCTGCCACTTCCCTGATgggaaaacaagcaaaacaaaacaatgagaaattaataaatactTCCTAGAACTACTGCCACCCAAAGAATCTGACAGAATCAATCAAAATGTGGTGAATTCTGTCCATAGAACCAGGACAGGGAATCTAAAAGAACATGAGAGCACAGTATTGTTCACTGGCTGCTGGGAACACAGGTTTGGTCTTTCTGAGAGCCCTGCTGacaaaaccagggaaaaaaaatgagaggaTCAGTCCAAAAAAAAGCTAGTTATGTTAAATTCAAAGTTCAGGAAACATGGGACAGTGAGAGGACAGTGCCATACCAAGAGTAGCATAGACCTGTGCCAGATGATCCTCCATCTCTCCCATCAGTAAATGCTCTGGAGACAAGAAGGTTCCAGCATCCATCTGACACTTCAGGAGCATTTTGATAGCCtgatctattaaaaaaaaaaaaaaaaaagttataaaattCACCCTGCCAGTGTCCAGTTTTCCATGATCCATGAAATAAAATCAATCCAATCTCATCTTTGCACAGCTGATTGGGGTTTGGTTAGGATTCAACACTGACTTCCTCTGCACCTCTGCTTATTCTACCCCAGCGTTGGCCCAACTCCCTCCAGGAAAACAAGGCCTGGGAACGCCCAACTCCAGTGTTATCCTGAaatctttttatttaattactttACTATGGAACAATATGCAACTTAGCTTAACACCCAGATCAGGGGGTATAAAAAATCTAAAGCTGAAGTCCCCAGGGACACCAGGCCACATGTCACAGCACCCCAATGGCATGAGCAACACTGCCATCTCATGGTTCCTGTCCCGACCTGGGCTCCTCAGCTCCTGACCTCAGGGAACAAAGCTGAGCCTTACCAGCCTTCCCGACTCTCAGCAGGCCTAAAGCTTTCTTGATTTGTTGCTGAAGGTCCTGTAAACGGCCAGACAGGTGATCTCTGCTGGCTGAGGTTGCACAAGCTTCATTTGAACAGCAAAGTGTGTCTTCTTCCCCCTGTGGAAATCACCTTTGTGATCATTCCTCCTCACATTCAGCTCAAAGCTTACTCTCTATCAGCATTAGCTCTGGGTTATAGAGATGCTAAATTGTTCCTCACTTGTATTCATTATtcaaagtgattttttaaaataaattgttatCAGCTTATTTGATTTTATAAGAAACAGTGAGATACTGTTTTGACTCAATAGGGGCTTTTGGCTTCTGAGCAGGGATCAAAGTGAGGTCTTCACCTCTTGGCTCTCCCAGACCCTTACACACCCCAGTAACCTGCACAATCATAACTATGGAGAATTACCTGCATTTGGGCCTGGCATTTGGGACAGCAGAATGAATTTCTGATGGACACCACACTCTTGACACCAGACTCTAACTCTTCAAGGCACGCCGGGCAGCGACACTCGAAGAAATACTGGCTGAGAAGCTGCTGTCTCTCAGCAACCCTCATCCTACACCAGTGAGGCCCTGCAAAGGATGGCAAGGGTAGATATCTCTCACAGGTACAGTTCTTAATATCAGAATAAATGGATTTTTGTTACAATTGAGACTAGGTATATTTTGGGGAGGACACAACTGGAGACTGAAAATCTAACAGAGGGCTTAAGGGACAAAGACTCTGGCAGCATTAGATGAGAATTATATGAGAATTATGATATAAATAGCCATCAGCATGATAAGGGGAGGTAAGTGACATCTGTGCCTTGAGACAAATACAGAACTGGGGCTTACCATAGCAATGCAAAACCTCTTGGCCACTTGAGATTGgctgtgatgccctgacagtgGCAGCTGTCCCACTGAATGACACGCTGGTATTGGGGCAGCACGAGTGGTTCAGGAGGCTGAGGACAGGGAAGAAGGCTGTTGCCAGCCTCACAGGCTTCTTATCTACAACAGCCCCATCTCCAGGCCCTGAAGACAGAGGAAAACCAAGCAGGTTGAGATTGAATGCTCACAAACCCACACAATTTCTGCAACGAGCCCCGTGACCGATcgcaggcagcagcagaaaggTTCCTGGTATATTGCTGCAATAAATAATAGCTAAACACGCTCTGCATGTGCACCAAGGAACAGGCCAGCATGGGACAGGCCATTAAATTGTAAACAAATCATTTCCATCTGCAATTGGAGCTTTTTACAGCTGAGAATTTAATCTCTTCACTTCACACAAGAAGATGGGCAAGGAGAGGACAGTCCCGGGCTCCTCAGGACAGGGAAGAGGAGCTACTGAAGAGGGTCCAGTGGAGGCCACAGAGAtgatgaggggtctggagcatctctcttatgaggagagactgagggagctgggcttggtTAGTCTGGAGAAGACTGAGAAGGGATCTCATCAATACACAAACAAATACAGGTGTCAGAGAATGGTGATGGACTCTCTTCTGTGGTGCCAGGATGAGGAGTAACAGCCACAAATTAAACAAGAAGCTCCACCTCAACATAAGGAAAAACTTCTTTCcactgagggtggcagagcactggaacaggctgcccagggaggtctGGAGACtttccaaacccacctggacgtgttcctgtgtcacctgctccaggtgaccctgcctgggcaggggaTTTGGACTGAATCATCTTcagaggttccttccaaccccaaccgTTCTGTGACAACACAGTAgggcttaattttttttttttttaaatcttaccCAACTCCTGCATTACAGTGATCGCTTGTGCATTACACTGCAGCTGCAACACGTGCCTCAGCATTGCTTCTGCCACAGTCTTCAGCTCTGGGGACAATCCATCTGAGGTGTTCTCACATGTCTTTGGTTTGGACTGCGGCTGAGGCAATTCCTGACTCAACACAGCAGCCTCCAGGCCAGCTGCTTGCAGCTGTTTGCATATAGCTACCACACTGAGCGTGCAGAGGAACttgtgctcagggctgtgctgctcagtGTGGGGCAAAAGGTGGAACAGAGCTTGGTAAGAGCTCTGGTACCGACCCCTGCTGTCACAACCAGGGACACCTCTGCTACCAGCTCCTGCATCTGCTGCCTCACTGAGAGGTTTGCATCTTGCCTCAGGGTTCTGAAGGCTCTTGTCCCCACGGTGGGACCACGCCACCAGCCTGCTAACCTCTGCAAATCCTGCCAGCAGGACAGTCCTCAAGGCCACGTGGCAGAAGACCCCCAGCGTGAGGAGCAGCGCTCCCAGGGAACACTCTGTCCTGTGGTACTGCTGCCATGCCATGTCTGCACAGTCCTGGCTGCAGTACTTGGCATAACTGCAGCCCTGGCAAGGCACtgaggccaggagctgcctcagACAGCGGTGGCAGTAAAGATCCGCGTTGGTGGCTCCAGTGTCCCATGCTGTGTCACCATCCTGCAGAGGAAGGCTCTCCCCGGGGCACAGCACGCTCACAAAGGCCTCTTCTTTCACCAGGCTCTGTCCTGGCACAATGTCCTGGGAGGCCACCAAGTGACGTCCTCTCTCTGCATCAAAACCCAAGCTCAGGGATGAAGATGCACCTGAAATCCTGTTGTTCTCTTCCCAGATCTCTGGCTCCCCTTGAATGCCACCACGTGCTTCTCGTGCAGGCTCTGGACACCTCTCTTTCTCACCTAATTTAACCTTCAGCTGACTTAACTTTTTTAGCCGTGTCAGGTGTGTAGTCATGACCCCATCCAGAGCAATTTTACTCTCCAGCGCTCTGAGGAGATCCTGTGCATCCTGTaacctccccaggcacagcagaCACTCAGCTTTCCGCAGCAGGACCTTGGGCAGCAGCCTGTCTGGATAGCCATGGCTTTCAGCCCTGGCAATATCTTCCAAACAAACCTAGGAACAAAGATAAGGCCTTTTAAGTGGGCTTGAAAACCAGCTTGTGCTCTTTCATTCCACCTGAGACAGTCTCATGGAAGAATTCTGTGTGCTAATCAGCAAATTCCATGTGCATAACCAACCTGCTGCCCAAATAAAGCATCCTGACACAGAAATGAAGTAGGAAGCTATGGATGCTTTAAGCACAGCTTGAGAAGCACATCTGATCTGCTGTCTCTTGTTCTAACAATCAAACACCTCAGGGGCACCCAGGACCTTGTGGGGTGGGTGCTGCCCTGGCCTCACTTACCTCAAAGTGCCCCAGGTGGAGAAGGGCAGCCGAGCGGTTGGCAAAGCACACGGACACCTCGGGGCTCCCAGGGAGCTCGTGGGATGCTGCCTGCAGAGACCAGAGAACTGCTGCTGCCTCGGGGGATCCCTCACAGGACCCTCtcagcagggcctgcaggacCCCCTCTTTGGGGATCCCCTCACGGGAGCTGCTCCTCGCCCCTCACCCTTCAGCcatgaggggctgcaggaccctcTCTTGGGGATCCCCTCAGGGATGTGAAGTGTTGTGGGACCCCCCATGCCACACCTACCTTGGAGTAGAGCCTCAGGGCAGCCTGGTACTGGCCCCGCTTGAATTCCCGGTTGCCCTGCTCCCGGTACCAGCTCGCGGCCTCCGGCTTCTTGTCCGTGGCTGCCCGGCGGCACAACTGCACCAGGGCTGCCTCCGCCTCCTCCTCGGTCCTGTGGGACACTGAAGGATCAGTTTGGAATTTCTGGTCCAGCCgccctgctcaagcaggacGATCCTTGTGGCACAGGACTGTGTCCAGAGGGTTCTGGAGTATCTCCAGCGAGGGAGACTCCACACTCTCAGTCTGTGCCACGGCGTGGTCACTGCACagggaagaagttcttcctcatattctCAGAATCACAGGAccaattaggttggaaaagacctctgaggcCATCGAGTCCAGCCTGTGACAGATGCCCAGTTTGTCAGCACTGAATGCCATGTCCAAtctttccttaaacacttccagggacagcgACTTCAcctcctccctgggcagcccattccagcGTCTAACCACCCTCTCTCTCTGCGAAGAAATTCTTACCagtgtccaacctaaacctccccaaGTGAAGTTTAAGCCTATATCTTCTTGTCCTATCACCAGCAACCCGGGAGACAAGGCCGACCTCCAACCTGCTGTCGGGTAGAAAGGTGGAATTTTATCCAGATGGAATTTCCCTTTCTGCCCGTTGCCCCGTGTCCTGTTGCTCGGTTCCACCGAGCGGAGCCTCGTCCATCCTTTGACACCCTCCCTTCATTATTTATACGCGTTAAGGGATGCTCCAGTCCCCCCCTCCTCTCGCTGCCCAGCGCCGGacccgccccgcccgcggctCACCGGAGCAGATCGCAACCCAACCGCACTGCGTCGTGAAGCGAAGCCGCCGccagccgctcccgcagcgccggGTCCAGCGCGGCCCAGAGCCGGGCGGTGCGGCCCCGCCACTCCGCCACCGGCAGCGCCATCACCGCCACCGCGCCACCGGCAGCGCCACCGCCGCCATGGCGGCgcccagcagcatccctgctcGGAACACAGCGGTACTTCCGCCGTACGGCGCGGGACAGCCAATAGACGCGCCGTGCTGGCGGGTGACGCACGGCGTGGCCTGAGGCGGTGCCGGAAGGAGGcggtggcggcagcggcggcgggaggatttggcggcagcggcggcgggaggatttggcggcagcggcgggagGATTTGGCGGCAGCGGCACCATGAGCGTGCGGCTGAGCGAGGGGGCCATCGCGGTGAGCGGCTCGGGGTGGGCTGGGATGCACCCGGGCCTGGTCAGGGGGGGAGGTGAAAGCCGGGCCTGGGCACCGTGTCCGGCCCGGTCCCGAGGGGAGAAGCAGGCCCGGAGCGGGGCCTGGTCCCGGGGGGGTTTCCTGGTCCAGCGGTGACGGCCACACCCGCGTCCCTGGCTCTTCCACGGCAGTTTCTCCTCAACTCCTTGGCTGCAGCCCTTCATAGGTTGGGCCCGATGGTCTCAGACCTCCGAGCTCATTGATTCCGTGGTTCGGTCCCCGTGGGTGGCGAGGCGTTCCGGTGACACATTCCTGAGCGtctctttcatttctccagGCCATAATGCAAGGGGAGGAAGTCTCCAAGCCCGTGCTGCAAGTCATCGTGAGTACTGTCCCTTGCCTTGGTGGCTGCATGGGGGGTCCTGAGTGCAGCCAGGCTTTCCTCTGCGGAGATGCCGAGCAAAGCTGCTCTACTTTTAGTTCTCCTAATTTTGTTTTACAGTGCTTGGGCAATGCCGTTGATTAGTGTTCAGAAAAGCCGAGTAGATAAGTCACTTGTTGTTAATGTCACTTTCTGGTTTTGAGAAGTTTCTGAACAAATGTGAACTGACAGCCcgggtgtttttttttccctgcagaatACACGGGCTATTGCCACAGGAACTGGGCCCCCACGTTACCGAGTGCTGATGAGTGATGGGGTGAACACCCTCTCCTGTGAGTATGACAAGCTGCAGTGAGGTTTTTCTAAGTGTGGAGGTGCTAAGGGTGATGAAGTTCCTGGTCTGGTGATGGGATgcaaaatgctgaaataaatattgaagGAGAGTGTGGTTTTTCACTGGGACACAGACTCTGAAGTGTGCAAGTGCGTTTTGTCCTTTAGATGAAATCTTTGACTTTTGGAACTTTGTGAAATATAAGCAATCAACTTGCTGCAGGATATAATGGAAATACAGAAACCTATACATATGACATTGGTTTGAAAGTAGTTTAGCTTAACCTTCCTGTTAATTCTTTGATATACAATCATTCTAGCTATCACTGCTCTCTGAAGTGTGGGGAATGAATACAGCATACTTTATGGTCAGTTTTGGTGACTTCTTAGCAGTTGCACTGTTTTCTTTGTCAAGCTGCAGATCCAGTGCAATACTTGACTGGCTGGAAAAGGTGTGGCAGCCCCTTTTAAAGCTGTCATTGTGAATTGTTTcaatattttccttctcctgcagcattcATGTTGGCAACACAGCTGAACTCCCTGGTGGAAGAGGAACGCCTGTCAGCCCGGTGTATTTGCCAGGTTAACAGATTCATTGTCAACAGCCTGAAAGATGGAAGGTATTTGTGTTAATCTTTAAGTTCAGCCCTACAGAAAGGCAGCTGCACCAGTGGGGGCCCTGTGCTTTGTGACTAAGCAGAGGCCAAGTGCTTTTGGTTGGGATTATCTGACGATACTCAGGCTTTAGGGTGCGCGAGGGAAAGTCCACCgcagaaataaaatgcagaatgtGACTCTAGTGAGATCAAATGCATCTGGTACAGTGATTTAGTAATATAAAATTTCCAGTTGCAGTACTCCAGCTGGAATACTCCAAATACTTGTACAAAGCTTCCTTAAAATTTTCTGCTGttgaaaagaaacaataaaGGTATCTTGTTACGTAGGTGTTGTGGGATCTGGTCTTTTATTAAAATTTGAGGAAATAGGATAGGAGGAGCATTTGAGGGGATGGGATACTGCAAAGTGGGAAGGGATCCAGGTGAAACTATTACAGAAGAACTATGTATATGTCTAGCAGGAGATGAACTAAGGTTTGTATTCTTTTTATTCTGGAGAGAAGACAACAACTTTTGAGGCAGGGAATAAAAATCTGGTATGGTTtagctatttttaaaacacagtggTTTCCCAGGCTATTTTTGATGCCTGTTCAGGCCTGTCCTTGATGCAGTGATATCAAGTATCCTTGATATTGTTTCAAGCTTACTTGTCCCTCAAGAGAGGGCTTAGTTGACAGTGGAAAGCTTTTGTCTCCCAGATCCATCATCCAAAGAATCAGCCTCCTAATGCTTGGTTTTCTCACCTGCTGCAAAGGATATCCAGAGATGGGAGTTGCAGAGGGAGTGACAGTCTTTGC is part of the Anomalospiza imberbis isolate Cuckoo-Finch-1a 21T00152 chromosome 20, ASM3175350v1, whole genome shotgun sequence genome and harbors:
- the SMYD4 gene encoding SET and MYND domain-containing protein 4 isoform X1, which encodes MALPVAEWRGRTARLWAALDPALRERLAAASLHDAVRLGCDLLRTEEEAEAALVQLCRRAATDKKPEAASWYREQGNREFKRGQYQAALRLYSKAASHELPGSPEVSVCFANRSAALLHLGHFEVCLEDIARAESHGYPDRLLPKVLLRKAECLLCLGRLQDAQDLLRALESKIALDGVMTTHLTRLKKLSQLKVKLGEKERCPEPAREARGGIQGEPEIWEENNRISGASSSLSLGFDAERGRHLVASQDIVPGQSLVKEEAFVSVLCPGESLPLQDGDTAWDTGATNADLYCHRCLRQLLASVPCQGCSYAKYCSQDCADMAWQQYHRTECSLGALLLTLGVFCHVALRTVLLAGFAEVSRLVAWSHRGDKSLQNPEARCKPLSEAADAGAGSRGVPGCDSRGRYQSSYQALFHLLPHTEQHSPEHKFLCTLSVVAICKQLQAAGLEAAVLSQELPQPQSKPKTCENTSDGLSPELKTVAEAMLRHVLQLQCNAQAITVMQELGPGDGAVVDKKPVRLATAFFPVLSLLNHSCCPNTSVSFSGTAATVRASQPISSGQEVLHCYGPHWCRMRVAERQQLLSQYFFECRCPACLEELESGVKSVVSIRNSFCCPKCQAQMQGEEDTLCCSNEACATSASRDHLSGRLQDLQQQIKKALGLLRVGKADQAIKMLLKCQMDAGTFLSPEHLLMGEMEDHLAQVYATLGKWQEAARHLKKSIEIVEMHHGPSSVETGHELFKLAQILFNGFAVSEALSTIQRAEGILSVHFGPQNAQIQELQEMKACLSELPRNILQRT
- the SMYD4 gene encoding SET and MYND domain-containing protein 4 isoform X2 is translated as MALPVAEWRGRTARLWAALDPALRERLAAASLHDAVRLGCDLLRTEEEAEAALVQLCRRAATDKKPEAASWYREQGNREFKRGQYQAALRLYSKVCLEDIARAESHGYPDRLLPKVLLRKAECLLCLGRLQDAQDLLRALESKIALDGVMTTHLTRLKKLSQLKVKLGEKERCPEPAREARGGIQGEPEIWEENNRISGASSSLSLGFDAERGRHLVASQDIVPGQSLVKEEAFVSVLCPGESLPLQDGDTAWDTGATNADLYCHRCLRQLLASVPCQGCSYAKYCSQDCADMAWQQYHRTECSLGALLLTLGVFCHVALRTVLLAGFAEVSRLVAWSHRGDKSLQNPEARCKPLSEAADAGAGSRGVPGCDSRGRYQSSYQALFHLLPHTEQHSPEHKFLCTLSVVAICKQLQAAGLEAAVLSQELPQPQSKPKTCENTSDGLSPELKTVAEAMLRHVLQLQCNAQAITVMQELGPGDGAVVDKKPVRLATAFFPVLSLLNHSCCPNTSVSFSGTAATVRASQPISSGQEVLHCYGPHWCRMRVAERQQLLSQYFFECRCPACLEELESGVKSVVSIRNSFCCPKCQAQMQGEEDTLCCSNEACATSASRDHLSGRLQDLQQQIKKALGLLRVGKADQAIKMLLKCQMDAGTFLSPEHLLMGEMEDHLAQVYATLGKWQEAARHLKKSIEIVEMHHGPSSVETGHELFKLAQILFNGFAVSEALSTIQRAEGILSVHFGPQNAQIQELQEMKACLSELPRNILQRT